Below is a window of Thermofilum sp. DNA.
GATCTGGGTGAGGTTAAAAAGGTCAGTGCCTGAAGGTGTTTTCGGGAAGCTTGAGAGGCGTCCTCGCTCTTGAAGAGATAAACGTGGTCAGAAAGGTTCCGAGGCAAGGGCACATAAGAGTAGGGGTAGCTTACCCGTCACTGTACCAAGTAGCTATAGATTCGCTTTCGTTCCAGATGCTCTACCACTACCTGAATAGCTATGACGAGGTGTATGCCGAGAGAGTATTTTTCAGCAGAATGTCGAGCGCTCCTATTTCTACAGCAGAGACTGCTACACCGTTGAAGCGCTTGGATGCTCTCGTGTTCACGGTCCACTACGAGCTGGACTTCGTAAACATCGTCCGGATGCTTCTCGAGGCTGGGATAGAGGTTTTTGCAGACAAGCGGGAAAAACCGCTGATCATTATCGGAGGACCCCCTGTCATAGCGAACCCTCTACCCCTATCGATTTTCGCGGATGTTTTGGTAGCAGGTGAGATAGAAGCGGTTATGCCGGAGCTCGTAGAGAGGTTGATCGAAGAAGGTGCCTCAAAGAGGGTGGTCTTGGATTCCTTATCACCCGAGAAGGGTTTCTTCGTCCCTGCAAGAGGCGTAGCAGATGTGAAGCTGAGCATCGCGCAGAAGCTGGAGCCCAGTTTCCACCCGGTAGCCCAGGTGCAGCCCCTCCGCGCTCCCTTTAAGTGGAGGTTGAGAACAGCTATCGAGGCTTTACGCGGATGTATTCACGGTTGCCGTTTCTGCCTCGAAGGTAGGATTTTCAGCGTTCTGCGAGAGAGACCCTTGAAGGATGTTCTGGAAATAGCGAGAGAAGGGTCTACCGCGAACAGGAGTAGGCTTGTAAAGCTAGTCGGCTTATCATTCTTCGATCACTCTCAGGCTGACGCGATCCTCGAAAAGCTGCTTGAAGAAGGGTATCAGTTCTCGGTCCCCTCTTTGAGGGCGGACACTCTGAACGCTCGCCGCTTAGAGCTTCTCAGGAAGGGGGGCCAGAAAACGCTCGTATTTGCTCCTGAGACTGGGTCTCCGAATCTAGGCTTAAAGATAGGAAAGTTCGTCAAGCTGGAGAGAGCGATAGAGCTTGCTTCCGAAGCGCGCAAACTAGGGTTTACGGGAGTAAAGCTGTACTTCATGGTAGGTCTACCGAGTGAGAGTGATGAAGATTTGGAGAAAACTGCCGAGTACGTCGAGAAACTATCGGGGGAAAGCGGTTTCCGGGGTGTCCGGCAGCTTAAGGTCACGGTAAGCCCTTTTGTGCCGAAGCCTCACACGGCGTACGAGCGGTACCCATTTATCGGGGTAAAAGAGGCGAAGCGGCGCATTAACTACCTGAAGAAGAAGCTAGCCGGTTTGGCTGACGTCCGGGAATATGATCCTAAACTCGCTTGGATTCAGACCATAATCTCAAGAGGAGGGCCAGAAATAGGGCACGTGTTGCTGGGCTGGGCGATGCGAGGAGGTGGTCTCGGAGCTTGGCGAGCAGCCGTCAGAGATGCCGGCTTGAACCCCGAGAAGTACACAGGATTCCTAGAGGAGGCTCCCTGGAGTTTCATCAAGCTCGCTCCGAAGACTAGGCGCTTTGCCGGAACCTGAGCAGCGCGTCGCTGGAAGAGGCTCAGCAGGGTTCGACTCGTCACCCCCTCAGACCTCGCAAGGGTCTTCATCGCCCAGGGGATTCTCCCTAAGGCTTCAAAAATAGTTTTGCTCACGTCTAACATCTACGAGAGTAAGCGGCTCAGCGGCAGAAAAAGCTAAATCTCTCTCGAGATGTCGATCCTCTCTTCAAGATACTTTTTTAGGCTGTCTATGGTTGCCGTGGGCGCCGGGTCAGTTCCTCTCAGAAGAGCCAGCAGTATGCTTGCTATGTCGAATGCGTAGAACAGAGAAAGAAGCTTCTGCAGCTGGTTCTCCCCGATCGCGTGAACCTCCACATGCTTTACGCCGCGGCCGCGAAGCAG
It encodes the following:
- a CDS encoding radical SAM protein, with the translated sequence MRGVLALEEINVVRKVPRQGHIRVGVAYPSLYQVAIDSLSFQMLYHYLNSYDEVYAERVFFSRMSSAPISTAETATPLKRLDALVFTVHYELDFVNIVRMLLEAGIEVFADKREKPLIIIGGPPVIANPLPLSIFADVLVAGEIEAVMPELVERLIEEGASKRVVLDSLSPEKGFFVPARGVADVKLSIAQKLEPSFHPVAQVQPLRAPFKWRLRTAIEALRGCIHGCRFCLEGRIFSVLRERPLKDVLEIAREGSTANRSRLVKLVGLSFFDHSQADAILEKLLEEGYQFSVPSLRADTLNARRLELLRKGGQKTLVFAPETGSPNLGLKIGKFVKLERAIELASEARKLGFTGVKLYFMVGLPSESDEDLEKTAEYVEKLSGESGFRGVRQLKVTVSPFVPKPHTAYERYPFIGVKEAKRRINYLKKKLAGLADVREYDPKLAWIQTIISRGGPEIGHVLLGWAMRGGGLGAWRAAVRDAGLNPEKYTGFLEEAPWSFIKLAPKTRRFAGT